A portion of the Kineosporia corallincola genome contains these proteins:
- a CDS encoding HAD family hydrolase, giving the protein MPTGQLVVGFDLDMTLVDSADGIVATLALAHRQVTGGLSDVVVDRERAWPLMGYPLDRIIGELMPGVDVDVVADTYRSLYPTTGLSRNRLLPGVHEAFAAIREAGGRVLVISAKSEPGVHSVLEALGLLDDKHRPDLIAGGRFGSAKGELLITEGASVYVGDHIGDVTAAQVAGATSVAVSTGPQTAAELTAAGADVVLDDLLGFPRWLSAHLHGLSRSHVGN; this is encoded by the coding sequence GTGCCAACTGGACAGCTGGTGGTCGGCTTCGACCTCGACATGACCCTGGTGGACTCGGCCGACGGCATCGTGGCCACCCTGGCACTGGCGCACCGGCAGGTCACCGGCGGTCTGTCCGACGTCGTCGTGGACCGCGAACGCGCCTGGCCGCTCATGGGTTACCCGCTCGACCGGATCATCGGTGAACTGATGCCCGGGGTCGACGTCGACGTGGTGGCCGACACCTATCGCTCGCTCTACCCCACCACCGGGTTGTCGCGGAACCGGCTGTTGCCCGGCGTGCACGAGGCGTTCGCCGCCATCCGCGAGGCGGGTGGCCGGGTGCTGGTGATCTCGGCGAAGTCCGAGCCGGGTGTGCACTCCGTGCTCGAGGCGCTCGGCCTGCTCGACGACAAGCACCGGCCCGACCTGATCGCGGGCGGCCGGTTCGGCAGCGCCAAGGGCGAACTGCTGATCACCGAGGGTGCCTCGGTCTACGTCGGCGACCACATCGGTGACGTCACGGCGGCCCAGGTGGCGGGCGCGACCAGCGTCGCGGTGAGCACCGGGCCGCAGACCGCGGCCGAGCTGACGGCGGCCGGCGCGGACGTGGTTCTCGACGATCTTCTCGGATTCCCGCGATGGCTTTCGGCACATCTGCACGGATTAAGCCGTTCGCACGTCGGCAACTGA
- a CDS encoding DNA repair helicase XPB, which produces MTDGPLIVQSDKTLLLEIDHDQAAACRRAIAPFAELERAPEHVHTYRLTPLGLWNARAAGHDAEQVVDVLLEYSRYPVPHALLVDVAETMARYGRLQLVKDGPNLVLRGLDVPVLEEVLRSKKVVPLVGERLGETDVLVHPSERGNLKQVLLKLGWPAEDLAGYVNGEKHPIDLAPDGWELRPYQAEAVDGFWHGGSGVVVLPCGAGKTLVGAAAMAKSGTTTLILVTNTVSARQWRDELIARTTLTEDEIGEYSGTRKEIRPVTIATYQVMTTKRKGAYAHLDLFDARDWGLIVYDEVHLLPAPVFRMTASLQARRRLGLTATLVREDGREGDVFSLIGPKRYDAPWKDIEAQGYIAPADCVEVRVTLPERERLLYATAEPEERYRLCATSDMKTKVVEQLVRQHDGEQILVIGQYLDQLDDIGNRLDAPVLKGETSVTERQRLFDAFRSGEISTLVVSKVANFSIDLPEASVAIQVSGSFGSRQEEAQRLGRLLRPKKDGKGARFYAVISRDTLDQDFAAHRQRFLAEQGYAYRIVDAEDIGAQKPEV; this is translated from the coding sequence GTGACTGACGGACCACTGATCGTCCAGAGCGACAAGACGCTGCTGCTGGAGATCGACCACGACCAGGCGGCGGCCTGCCGCCGGGCGATCGCCCCGTTCGCCGAGCTGGAACGCGCCCCGGAGCACGTGCACACCTACCGGCTCACCCCGCTGGGCCTGTGGAACGCCCGGGCGGCCGGCCACGACGCCGAGCAGGTGGTCGACGTCCTGCTGGAGTACTCCCGCTACCCGGTGCCGCACGCCCTGCTGGTCGACGTGGCCGAGACGATGGCCCGCTACGGGCGTCTCCAGCTGGTCAAGGACGGCCCGAACCTGGTGCTGCGTGGCCTGGACGTGCCGGTGCTCGAGGAGGTGCTGCGCAGCAAGAAGGTCGTCCCGCTGGTCGGCGAGCGGCTGGGCGAGACCGACGTGCTGGTGCACCCGAGCGAGCGCGGCAACCTCAAGCAGGTGCTGCTGAAGCTGGGCTGGCCGGCGGAAGACCTGGCCGGTTACGTCAACGGCGAGAAGCACCCGATCGACCTGGCCCCGGACGGCTGGGAGCTGCGGCCCTACCAGGCCGAGGCGGTGGACGGTTTCTGGCACGGCGGCTCCGGCGTGGTGGTGCTGCCCTGCGGCGCCGGCAAGACCCTGGTGGGCGCTGCCGCGATGGCGAAATCCGGCACCACCACGCTGATTCTGGTGACCAACACGGTCTCGGCCCGGCAGTGGCGTGACGAGCTGATCGCCCGCACCACGCTGACGGAGGACGAGATCGGCGAGTACTCCGGCACCCGCAAGGAGATCCGCCCGGTCACCATCGCCACCTATCAGGTGATGACGACGAAACGTAAGGGCGCGTACGCCCATCTCGACCTGTTCGACGCCCGGGACTGGGGCCTGATCGTGTACGACGAGGTGCACCTGCTGCCCGCCCCGGTGTTCCGGATGACCGCCTCGCTCCAGGCCCGCCGCCGGCTCGGCCTGACCGCGACGCTGGTGCGCGAGGACGGCCGGGAGGGCGACGTGTTCAGCCTGATCGGCCCGAAACGCTATGACGCGCCGTGGAAAGACATCGAGGCGCAGGGCTACATCGCGCCGGCCGACTGCGTGGAGGTGCGGGTGACGCTGCCCGAGCGCGAGCGTCTGCTCTACGCCACCGCCGAGCCGGAGGAGCGCTACCGGCTGTGCGCCACCAGCGACATGAAGACCAAGGTGGTCGAGCAGCTGGTGCGGCAGCACGACGGCGAGCAGATCCTGGTCATCGGGCAGTACCTGGACCAGCTCGACGACATCGGGAACCGGCTCGACGCACCGGTTCTCAAGGGTGAGACGTCGGTGACCGAGCGGCAGCGACTGTTCGACGCATTCCGTTCCGGCGAGATCTCCACCCTGGTCGTCAGCAAGGTCGCGAACTTCTCCATCGACCTGCCCGAGGCCAGTGTGGCGATCCAGGTCTCGGGGTCGTTCGGGTCGCGCCAGGAAGAGGCCCAGCGCCTGGGCCGCCTGCTGCGCCCGAAGAAAGACGGAAAGGGCGCCCGGTTCTACGCCGTCATCTCCCGGGACACGCTCGACCAGGACTTCGCCGCGCACCGGCAGCGATTCCTGGCCGAGCAGGGCTATGCCTACCGCATCGTCGACGCCGAGGACATCGGGGCCCAGAAGCCGGAGGTCTGA
- a CDS encoding helicase-associated domain-containing protein, whose amino-acid sequence MPPTPVRSLADELRSWDDEALVSLLEQRPDLTVPPPADLGGLATAAVTRLSVQRAVDGLDARTLQVLEVMAVSPEPVSSGELSRRWGAPVSGPLAELRGLGLVWGGARSLHLVRAARESLGPHPAGLGPPLAEALGRRSPQRLAEVMEDLGLPPSGDPDTALARLAGHLGDPAIVAALLEKAPQPAAQVLERLVWGPPVGQVPDADRAVRAGTAGSPVEWLLAHGLLAVADPGHVVLPREIGLALRGGRVHRRPEQTPPPLELRERKNTQADDTAGLAAAEAVRLAEALGTLWGADPPPLLRAGGLSVRDLRRTATALDLDEATAALLVEIALAAGLIADDGEADPSWLPTAEFDTWLAGSIGERWVRLALAWWDTPRAAALVGSRGPKDSPVSALGPGVERPQARIVRQHVLTDLAAETARHPEGTVGALADPNGSGLVERLVWTAPRRGSASQPELVRWALTEAAWLGLTGLGAISSFGRSLIESADGAPGYGTGSGPEPTTAQTARRVDGARPAAGLLDGTLPEPVDHVLLQADLSVVAPGRLPAATERELLLMAEVESRGGASVFRITPASVRRALDAGRTGEDLIRWLGAHSRTPVPQPLEYLITDSARRYGRLRVGVASAYLRADDETLLTEVLADRRAAALRLRRLAPTVLAAGAPPDLVLAALREMGLAPAAESPDGDLLVHAVPPRRARAAASPVARRQPPPTASAEALRTAVRAMRAVEQNVRRPVARGGAEPPPLVPMDPAGAIAVLREAAALRRPLWIGYLEDAGKAVRQIIEPLAVEGGRIRALEVASGRVRGYSVHRVIAVAATDETAPEAG is encoded by the coding sequence GTGCCCCCGACCCCTGTGCGCAGCCTGGCCGACGAACTGCGCAGCTGGGACGACGAGGCTCTGGTTTCCCTGCTGGAGCAGCGGCCCGACCTGACCGTCCCGCCCCCGGCCGACCTGGGCGGCCTGGCCACCGCCGCGGTCACCCGGCTGTCGGTGCAGCGGGCCGTCGACGGCCTGGACGCCCGCACGCTCCAGGTTCTCGAGGTGATGGCCGTCAGCCCGGAGCCGGTGTCGTCGGGTGAGCTCAGCCGCCGCTGGGGCGCACCGGTCAGCGGGCCGCTGGCCGAACTGCGCGGCCTCGGCCTGGTCTGGGGCGGAGCCCGCTCCCTGCACCTGGTGCGCGCGGCCCGGGAGAGCCTCGGCCCGCACCCGGCCGGTCTCGGCCCGCCGCTGGCCGAGGCCCTGGGCCGGCGTTCGCCGCAACGTCTGGCCGAGGTGATGGAAGACCTCGGCCTGCCACCCTCCGGAGACCCGGACACCGCCCTGGCCCGGCTGGCCGGGCACCTGGGCGACCCGGCGATCGTCGCCGCCCTGCTGGAGAAGGCCCCGCAGCCCGCGGCGCAGGTGCTGGAACGGCTGGTCTGGGGCCCGCCCGTGGGCCAGGTGCCGGACGCCGACCGCGCGGTGCGGGCCGGCACCGCGGGATCCCCGGTGGAGTGGCTGCTGGCCCACGGCCTGCTCGCCGTCGCCGACCCGGGACACGTGGTGCTCCCCCGCGAGATCGGCCTCGCCCTGCGCGGGGGCAGGGTGCACCGCCGCCCCGAGCAGACCCCGCCACCACTGGAGCTGCGGGAGCGTAAGAACACGCAGGCCGACGACACCGCCGGGCTGGCCGCGGCCGAGGCGGTGCGGCTGGCCGAGGCACTCGGCACGCTCTGGGGCGCCGACCCGCCCCCGCTGCTGCGGGCCGGTGGGCTCAGCGTGCGCGATCTGCGGCGCACCGCCACCGCTCTCGACCTGGACGAGGCCACCGCGGCGCTGCTGGTCGAGATCGCCCTGGCCGCCGGCCTGATCGCCGACGACGGTGAGGCCGACCCGTCGTGGCTGCCCACCGCGGAGTTCGACACCTGGCTGGCCGGGAGCATCGGCGAGCGCTGGGTCCGGCTGGCGCTCGCCTGGTGGGACACGCCGCGAGCGGCCGCCCTGGTCGGCTCCCGCGGCCCGAAGGACTCGCCGGTGTCGGCGCTCGGTCCGGGGGTGGAACGCCCGCAGGCCCGCATCGTGCGGCAGCACGTGCTCACCGATCTCGCGGCCGAGACCGCCCGGCACCCCGAGGGCACGGTGGGTGCCCTGGCCGACCCGAACGGTTCCGGCCTGGTGGAGCGGCTGGTCTGGACCGCCCCGCGGCGCGGCTCGGCGTCGCAGCCCGAGCTGGTGCGCTGGGCGCTGACCGAGGCCGCCTGGCTGGGCCTGACCGGGCTGGGCGCGATCTCGTCGTTCGGCCGGTCGCTGATCGAATCGGCCGACGGCGCGCCCGGTTACGGCACCGGCAGCGGCCCGGAACCGACCACGGCGCAGACCGCCCGGCGCGTCGACGGCGCCCGGCCGGCCGCCGGCCTGCTCGACGGCACGCTGCCCGAGCCGGTCGACCACGTGCTGCTCCAGGCCGACCTGAGCGTGGTGGCGCCCGGCCGGCTGCCCGCCGCGACCGAGCGCGAGCTGCTGCTGATGGCCGAGGTGGAGAGCCGGGGCGGGGCCTCGGTCTTCCGGATCACCCCAGCCTCGGTGCGCCGGGCGCTGGACGCCGGGCGCACCGGTGAGGACCTGATCCGCTGGCTCGGTGCGCACAGCCGCACCCCGGTTCCGCAGCCGCTGGAGTACCTGATCACCGACAGCGCACGGCGTTACGGCCGGTTGCGGGTCGGCGTCGCCTCGGCCTACCTGCGTGCGGACGACGAGACGCTGCTCACCGAGGTTCTGGCGGACCGCCGCGCGGCCGCGCTGCGGCTGCGACGGCTGGCCCCGACGGTGCTCGCCGCGGGCGCCCCGCCCGACCTGGTGCTGGCCGCGCTGCGGGAGATGGGCCTGGCCCCGGCGGCCGAGTCCCCGGACGGCGACCTGCTGGTGCACGCCGTGCCGCCGCGCCGGGCCCGGGCCGCCGCCTCACCGGTGGCGCGGCGCCAGCCGCCGCCGACCGCGAGCGCCGAGGCCCTGCGCACGGCCGTGCGGGCGATGCGCGCGGTGGAGCAGAACGTCCGCCGCCCGGTCGCCCGGGGCGGCGCGGAACCCCCGCCGCTGGTGCCGATGGACCCGGCGGGGGCGATCGCGGTGCTGCGCGAGGCCGCGGCCCTTCGTCGTCCTCTGTGGATCGGTTACCTGGAGGACGCCGGTAAGGCCGTGCGGCAGATCATCGAGCCGCTGGCCGTGGAGGGCGGGCGGATCCGGGCGCTGGAGGTGGCCAGCGGCCGGGTGCGCGGCTATTCGGTGCACCGGGTGATCGCGGTGGCGGCCACGGATGAAACGGCTCCCGAAGCTGGTTGA
- a CDS encoding cold-shock protein: MPTGRVKWFDAERGFGFASNDDGGEVFVHASALPAGTTTLKPGAKIEFGVAEGRRGLQALSVRLVEATPSVARAMRKPPEDMTVIVEDLIKLLDNVSNSLRRGRYPDRSSASKVATVLRAVADDLEA, from the coding sequence GTGCCGACTGGCAGGGTCAAGTGGTTCGACGCCGAGCGAGGCTTCGGTTTCGCCAGCAACGATGACGGCGGTGAGGTCTTCGTGCACGCCTCCGCGCTGCCCGCGGGTACGACCACGCTCAAACCGGGCGCCAAGATCGAGTTCGGGGTCGCCGAGGGCCGTCGTGGCCTCCAGGCCCTCTCGGTGCGTCTGGTCGAGGCCACCCCGTCCGTGGCGCGGGCCATGCGCAAGCCCCCCGAAGACATGACGGTCATCGTGGAAGACCTGATCAAGCTGCTGGACAACGTCTCCAACAGCCTGCGTCGTGGGCGTTACCCCGACCGCTCGTCCGCGAGCAAGGTCGCCACCGTGCTCCGCGCCGTCGCAGACGACCTCGAGGCGTGA